The following coding sequences are from one Acipenser ruthenus chromosome 7, fAciRut3.2 maternal haplotype, whole genome shotgun sequence window:
- the LOC117415100 gene encoding homeobox protein six1b-like translates to MYPPVFTPEQVACVCEVLQRGGSMERLGHFLCSLPPCDWLQHDESVLKARALLAFHCGEFGELFRLLQSRPFSPNSHPALQQLWLRAHYLQAERLRGRPLGAVGKYRVRRKHPLPLTIWDGEETSYCFKERSRNVLRECYSLNPYPSPREKRELAGVTGLTATQVSNWFKNRRQRDRAANGRDREGGERVARTLGSPGREGYPSSDEELPRHPPLLGGC, encoded by the exons ATGTACCCCCCGGTGTTCACTCCGGAACAGGTGGCCTGCGTGTGCGAGGTGCTGCAGAGAGGGGGCAGCATGGAGCGGCTGGGGCACTTTCTGTGCTCCCTGCCGCCCTGTGATTGGCTGCAGCATGACGAGAGCGTGCTGAAGGCGCGGGCTCTGCTGGCATTTCACTGCGGGGAGTTTGGGGAGCTGTTCCGCCTGCTGCAGAGCCGGCCCTTCTCCCCCAACAGCCACCCTGCCCTGCAGCAGCTGTGGCTCCGAGCGCACTACCTGCAGGCAGAGAGGCTGAGGGGCCGACCCCTGGGGGCTGTCGGCAAGTACCGCGTGCGCAGGAAGCACCCCCTGCCCCTCACCATCTGGGACGGGGAGGAGACCAGCTACTGCTTCAAG gagAGATCACGCAATGTCCTGAGGGAGTGCTACTCTCTGAACCCCTACCCCTCCCCGAGAGAGAAGCGCGAGCTGGCCGGAGTCACGGGGCTGACCGCCACACAGGTCAGCAACTGGTTCAAGAACCGGCGGCAGAGAGACCGGGCCGCCAACGGCAGAGACAG GGAGGGGGGTGAGAGAGTGGCACGCACGCTGGGCTCCCCTGGGAGGGAGGGGTACCCCAGCTCAGACGAGGAGCTCCCTCGCCACCCGCCTCTCCTGGGGGGGTGCTGA
- the LOC117411710 gene encoding uncharacterized protein LOC117411710, whose protein sequence is MSKDVIVKIDRETGSSVISQYLQDHWFRNADMWANFGQRVYHQDSETNNLVERYLEGLHGAQRISDSKTQDTAESALRMKNKGLQNNFVYKSGGYCTVPSEADKAKCYAVDLISMKCECAVSERGNLCKHIEFAKMMCKEQGIDIDGIRQELAISLTEQHCYEWDGKHLIVHCAGSFGVVHVQNQQCTCLANSLGEICVCLRLSELIGTQNPNQEVTDCFVNTIANCQSHNKQLCVKKMISDLKEWCDSSDYKESPELNAAVRRAHKLAFGQYSMVSNTIKIIRLHAYRKRIERARSHAIDMHSYQLKEPLNRALYTHRPDSKFKVCSFRKRIIGSRAKNQILKSS, encoded by the exons ATGTCAAAGGACGTGATTGTCAAAATAGACAGAGAAACTGGCAGTTCAGTAATTTCACAGTATCTACAGGACCATTGGTTTCGAAATGCAGACATGTGGGCCAATTTTGGACAGAGAGTTTACCACCAAGACAGTGAAACGAACAACCTTGTTGAGAG GTATCTGGAAGGTCTTCATGGTGCTCAGAGGATTTCTGATTCCAAAACACAGGATACTGCAGAATCTGCATTACGTATGAAGAACAAAGGCCttcaaaataattttgtttacaaatcaggtGGCTATTGCACAGTGCCTTCAGAAGCAGATAAAGCAAAATGTTATGCTGTGGATTTAATTAGCATGAAATGTGAATGCGCCGTTTCTGAAAGGGGTAATTTGTGCAAGCATATTGAGTTTGCAAAAATGATGTGCAAAGAACAGGGGATTGATATTGATGGAATTCGACAAGAATTAGCCATTTCTCTAACTGAACAGCATTGCTATGAgtgggatggaaaacatttaattgTACATTGTGCTGGTAGTTTTGGAGTAGTACATGTGCAAAACCAACAGTGTACCTGTCTTGCCAATAGTCTTGGAGAAATATGTGTCTGTCTAAGACTTTCTGAGTTAATTGGTACACAGAACCCTAACCAAGAGGTAACTGACTGCTTTGTGAATACCATAGCAAATTGTCAATCACACAATAAACAGCTGTgtgtaaagaagatgatttcagactTAAAGGAGTGGTGTGACAGCAGTGATTATAAGGAATCTCCAGAGTTGAATGCTGCAGTAAGACGTGCACACAAACTAGCATTTGGACAGTATAGCATGGTcagcaatacaataaaaattaTAAGGCTACATGCTTACAGAAAACGCATTGAAAGAGCAAGAAGCCATGCTATAGACATGCATTCATATCAGCTCAAAGAACCCCTTAATCGAGCTTTATATACCCATAGACCTGATTCCAAATTCAAAGTCTGTTCCTTTAGAAAAAGAATAATTGGTAGCAGAGCAAAGAATCAGATACTAAAATCGAGCTGA